In Streptomyces sp. SN-593, a single genomic region encodes these proteins:
- the cmk gene encoding (d)CMP kinase, which produces MSNPVIVAIDGPSGTGKSSTSRAVASRLGLSYLDTGAQYRAITWWMLANGVDVDDAAAVADQAGKPAIVSGTDPAAPAITVDGVDASGPIRTQEVTAAVSAVSAVPEVRTRMVEIQRACAAAAPAGIVVEGRDIGTTVLPDATVKIYLTASAEVRAARRSGELKGAQSVADTQAALVRRDAADSGRKTSPLAKADDAVEVDTSELTLDQVVEQVVALVGEKRAAR; this is translated from the coding sequence GTGTCAAATCCGGTGATCGTCGCGATCGACGGCCCCTCCGGCACGGGCAAGTCCAGCACGTCCCGGGCGGTCGCGTCCCGGCTCGGCCTCAGCTACCTCGACACGGGCGCGCAGTACCGCGCGATCACCTGGTGGATGCTGGCCAACGGCGTGGACGTCGACGACGCGGCGGCCGTGGCCGACCAGGCGGGCAAGCCCGCGATCGTGTCCGGCACCGACCCGGCCGCCCCCGCGATCACCGTGGACGGCGTGGACGCCTCCGGCCCGATCCGCACCCAGGAGGTCACCGCCGCGGTCAGCGCGGTGAGCGCCGTGCCCGAGGTGCGGACCCGGATGGTCGAGATCCAGCGCGCCTGTGCCGCCGCCGCGCCCGCCGGCATCGTGGTCGAGGGTCGTGACATCGGCACCACCGTGCTGCCCGACGCCACCGTCAAGATCTACCTCACCGCCTCCGCCGAGGTCCGCGCCGCGCGCCGCAGCGGCGAACTGAAGGGCGCCCAGTCCGTCGCCGACACCCAGGCGGCCCTGGTCCGGCGCGACGCCGCCGACTCCGGCCGCAAGACCTCGCCGCTGGCCAAGGCCGACGACGCCGTGGAGGTCGACACCAGCGAGCTCACCCTCGACCAGGTCGTCGAGCAGGTCGTCGCTCTGGTCGGGGAGAAGCGAGCGGCGCGGTGA